The Coregonus clupeaformis isolate EN_2021a chromosome 20, ASM2061545v1, whole genome shotgun sequence genome contains a region encoding:
- the LOC121534134 gene encoding torsin-1A-interacting protein 2-like isoform X3 → MDPQILPNNPAQPARRSTRQSMKVTVELTPRGPLKRRREENKIPSTPVNGSIEDDESPSKKNKSEMGVAGDGSGDEDKMDVQETTEDEDLDPNEEMSAEEDSSHHHVTQQKRPFGKMLMGDMSVNTPKTVGVRSLETGDPSLDLRSRRSIHTTEELETDRLKAERVETSRKAASGTKSATQFRPLANRPEVLTYKTSSMAEYREKMEGKAESTGLARANHRSMRVYPTSEESYKSSCRVNNIPTRKQTTHLQKQDIKKSAVIKANPGKTSGGCMWRLCQVLVLLVSGVLGLLAFQHLPLPHRPSGGREHSAWPVRAGKFAAQLSALEALFPGQRSELWRRSRIHLERHLQTTQPTEPVSLMLTAGRRGERTLHCLALRLARAVSSALNSSSILHIDGASKTGQDSDQVKLDIDTQLRGAFEGDQSVAVVHRFEELPPGSTIIFYRYCDHENAAYKEVFLLFTVLLPEVELGKELSLNEVEERVRDYITARFVESNSSTKPGTFNSMDLDKLSGLWSRISHLVLPVAEEKNIEQGVCMG, encoded by the exons ATGGATCCTCAGATTTTACCAAACAACCCTGCTCAACCAGCGAGGAGGTCGACAAGGCAATCGATGAAAG TTACTGTAGAGTTGACACCCAGAGGTCCgctgaagaggaggagggaagagaacaAGATCCCATCCACACCTGTCAATGGTTCCATTGAGGACGATG AGTCCCCCAGCAAGAAGAATAAGTCTGAGATGGGAGTGGCAGGGGATGGCAGTGGTGATGAGGATAAGATGGATGTCCAGGAGACCACTGAGGATGAAGATCTGGACCCGAACGAGGAGATGAGTGCGGAGGAAGACTCCTCCCATCACCATGTCACACAGCAAAAAC GTCCCTTTGGTAAAATGTTGATGGGGGACATGAGTGTGAACACACCCAAGACGGTCGGTGTTCGCTCCCTAGAGACGGGAGATCCCAGTTTGGACCTACGGAGTCGCAGATCCATTCACACAACAGAGGAGCTGGAAACAGATCGTCTCAAAGCCGAGAGAG tggaaacgtctagaaaaGCTGCTTCTGGTACCAAGTCTGCAACCCAATTCAGACCCCTGGCGAACCGACCAGAGGTTCTGACTTACAAGACTAGCAGCATGGCAGAGTACAGGGAGAAGATGGAGGGGAAAGCCGAAAGCACTG GATTGGCCAGAGCTAACCACCGTAGCATGAGAGTGTACCCCACCTCTGAAGAGTCCTACAAATCAAGCTGTCGGGTGAACAATATTCCTACTCGAAAACAAACCACGCATCTCCAAAAACAAG ATATTAAGAAAtcagctgttatcaaggcaaatcCTGGGAAAACATCTGGGG GGTGCATGTGGAGGCTGTGTCAGGTTCTGGTGCTGCTTGTCTCTGGTGTTCTGGGTCTCCTGGCCTTCCAGCACCTCCCACTGCCCCACAGGCCTTCAGGAGGTCGTGAGCATTCAGCCTGGCCTGTGAGAGCGGGGAAGTTTGCTGCTCAGTTATCTGCCCTGGAGGCCCTGTTCCCCGGCCAGCGCTCTGAGCTGTGGAGGAGGAGCAGGATCCACCTGGAGAGGCACCTCCAGACAACCCAGCCCacagagccagtcagcctgatGCTGACAGCAGGCCGCAGGGGGGAGAGGACGCTGCACTGCCTTGCCCTGCGCCTGGCCAGAGCCGTCTCCTCTGCCCTcaactcctcctccatcctccacatcgacggggccagCAAGACTGGCCAGGACAGCGACCAGGTCAAGCTGGACATCGACACCCAGCTGCGGGGTGCCTTCGAGGGGGACCAGTCCGTAGCCGTCGTCCACCGCTTTGAAGAGCTGCCCCCGGGCTCCACGATCATATTCTACCGCTACTGTGACCACGAGAATGCCGCCTACAAGGAGGTGTTCCTGCTCTTCACTGTTCTGCTGCCTGAGGTGGAGTTAGGGAAAGAGCTCAGTCTGaatgaggtggaggagagggtccGTGACTATATTACGGCCAGATTTGTAGAAAGTAACAGCTCAACCAAACCAGGCACCTTCAATAGCATGGACCTGGACAAGCTGAGTGGACTATGGAGCCGTATCTCCCACCTTGTCCTGCCGGTGGCAGAAGAGAAAAACATAGAGCAGGGAGTATGCATGGGCTGA
- the LOC121534134 gene encoding torsin-1A-interacting protein 2-like isoform X4 yields MGVAGDGSGDEDKMDVQETTEDEDLDPNEEMSAEEDSSHHHVTQQKRPFGKMLMGDMSVNTPKTVGVRSLETGDPSLDLRSRRSIHTTEELETDRLKAERVETSRKAASGTKSATQFRPLANRPEVLTYKTSSMAEYREKMEGKAESTGLARANHRSMRVYPTSEESYKSSCRVNNIPTRKQTTHLQKQDIKKSAVIKANPGKTSGGCMWRLCQVLVLLVSGVLGLLAFQHLPLPHRPSGGREHSAWPVRAGKFAAQLSALEALFPGQRSELWRRSRIHLERHLQTTQPTEPVSLMLTAGRRGERTLHCLALRLARAVSSALNSSSILHIDGASKTGQDSDQVKLDIDTQLRGAFEGDQSVAVVHRFEELPPGSTIIFYRYCDHENAAYKEVFLLFTVLLPEVELGKELSLNEVEERVRDYITARFVESNSSTKPGTFNSMDLDKLSGLWSRISHLVLPVAEEKNIEQGVCMG; encoded by the exons ATGGGAGTGGCAGGGGATGGCAGTGGTGATGAGGATAAGATGGATGTCCAGGAGACCACTGAGGATGAAGATCTGGACCCGAACGAGGAGATGAGTGCGGAGGAAGACTCCTCCCATCACCATGTCACACAGCAAAAAC GTCCCTTTGGTAAAATGTTGATGGGGGACATGAGTGTGAACACACCCAAGACGGTCGGTGTTCGCTCCCTAGAGACGGGAGATCCCAGTTTGGACCTACGGAGTCGCAGATCCATTCACACAACAGAGGAGCTGGAAACAGATCGTCTCAAAGCCGAGAGAG tggaaacgtctagaaaaGCTGCTTCTGGTACCAAGTCTGCAACCCAATTCAGACCCCTGGCGAACCGACCAGAGGTTCTGACTTACAAGACTAGCAGCATGGCAGAGTACAGGGAGAAGATGGAGGGGAAAGCCGAAAGCACTG GATTGGCCAGAGCTAACCACCGTAGCATGAGAGTGTACCCCACCTCTGAAGAGTCCTACAAATCAAGCTGTCGGGTGAACAATATTCCTACTCGAAAACAAACCACGCATCTCCAAAAACAAG ATATTAAGAAAtcagctgttatcaaggcaaatcCTGGGAAAACATCTGGGG GGTGCATGTGGAGGCTGTGTCAGGTTCTGGTGCTGCTTGTCTCTGGTGTTCTGGGTCTCCTGGCCTTCCAGCACCTCCCACTGCCCCACAGGCCTTCAGGAGGTCGTGAGCATTCAGCCTGGCCTGTGAGAGCGGGGAAGTTTGCTGCTCAGTTATCTGCCCTGGAGGCCCTGTTCCCCGGCCAGCGCTCTGAGCTGTGGAGGAGGAGCAGGATCCACCTGGAGAGGCACCTCCAGACAACCCAGCCCacagagccagtcagcctgatGCTGACAGCAGGCCGCAGGGGGGAGAGGACGCTGCACTGCCTTGCCCTGCGCCTGGCCAGAGCCGTCTCCTCTGCCCTcaactcctcctccatcctccacatcgacggggccagCAAGACTGGCCAGGACAGCGACCAGGTCAAGCTGGACATCGACACCCAGCTGCGGGGTGCCTTCGAGGGGGACCAGTCCGTAGCCGTCGTCCACCGCTTTGAAGAGCTGCCCCCGGGCTCCACGATCATATTCTACCGCTACTGTGACCACGAGAATGCCGCCTACAAGGAGGTGTTCCTGCTCTTCACTGTTCTGCTGCCTGAGGTGGAGTTAGGGAAAGAGCTCAGTCTGaatgaggtggaggagagggtccGTGACTATATTACGGCCAGATTTGTAGAAAGTAACAGCTCAACCAAACCAGGCACCTTCAATAGCATGGACCTGGACAAGCTGAGTGGACTATGGAGCCGTATCTCCCACCTTGTCCTGCCGGTGGCAGAAGAGAAAAACATAGAGCAGGGAGTATGCATGGGCTGA
- the LOC121534134 gene encoding torsin-1A-interacting protein 2-like isoform X1 — MHSNKRPKDNKSTSEAYSTPNNETNMAEGTGNNVTLTELTRALGELRVAIAEDLKATIAELETKIESTIRTVASQGQSIVDLEKASEFNAESPSKKNKSEMGVAGDGSGDEDKMDVQETTEDEDLDPNEEMSAEEDSSHHHVTQQKRPFGKMLMGDMSVNTPKTVGVRSLETGDPSLDLRSRRSIHTTEELETDRLKAERVETSRKAASGTKSATQFRPLANRPEVLTYKTSSMAEYREKMEGKAESTGLARANHRSMRVYPTSEESYKSSCRVNNIPTRKQTTHLQKQDIKKSAVIKANPGKTSGGCMWRLCQVLVLLVSGVLGLLAFQHLPLPHRPSGGREHSAWPVRAGKFAAQLSALEALFPGQRSELWRRSRIHLERHLQTTQPTEPVSLMLTAGRRGERTLHCLALRLARAVSSALNSSSILHIDGASKTGQDSDQVKLDIDTQLRGAFEGDQSVAVVHRFEELPPGSTIIFYRYCDHENAAYKEVFLLFTVLLPEVELGKELSLNEVEERVRDYITARFVESNSSTKPGTFNSMDLDKLSGLWSRISHLVLPVAEEKNIEQGVCMG, encoded by the exons ATGCATAGTAATAAGCGACCAAAGGACAATAAATCCACATCAGAGGCCTACTCCACACCAAACAACGAGACAAACATGGCGGAAGGCACAGGTAACAACGTGACACTTACAGAACTTACCCGGGCTTTGGGAGAACTACGTGTTGCTATAGCGGAGGATCTTAAGGCTACTATTGCTGAACTGGAGACTAAAATCGAGAGCACCATTCGAACGGTCGCTTCGCAGGGCCAGAGTATTGTGGACCTTGAGAAAGCTTCTGAATTCAACGCAG AGTCCCCCAGCAAGAAGAATAAGTCTGAGATGGGAGTGGCAGGGGATGGCAGTGGTGATGAGGATAAGATGGATGTCCAGGAGACCACTGAGGATGAAGATCTGGACCCGAACGAGGAGATGAGTGCGGAGGAAGACTCCTCCCATCACCATGTCACACAGCAAAAAC GTCCCTTTGGTAAAATGTTGATGGGGGACATGAGTGTGAACACACCCAAGACGGTCGGTGTTCGCTCCCTAGAGACGGGAGATCCCAGTTTGGACCTACGGAGTCGCAGATCCATTCACACAACAGAGGAGCTGGAAACAGATCGTCTCAAAGCCGAGAGAG tggaaacgtctagaaaaGCTGCTTCTGGTACCAAGTCTGCAACCCAATTCAGACCCCTGGCGAACCGACCAGAGGTTCTGACTTACAAGACTAGCAGCATGGCAGAGTACAGGGAGAAGATGGAGGGGAAAGCCGAAAGCACTG GATTGGCCAGAGCTAACCACCGTAGCATGAGAGTGTACCCCACCTCTGAAGAGTCCTACAAATCAAGCTGTCGGGTGAACAATATTCCTACTCGAAAACAAACCACGCATCTCCAAAAACAAG ATATTAAGAAAtcagctgttatcaaggcaaatcCTGGGAAAACATCTGGGG GGTGCATGTGGAGGCTGTGTCAGGTTCTGGTGCTGCTTGTCTCTGGTGTTCTGGGTCTCCTGGCCTTCCAGCACCTCCCACTGCCCCACAGGCCTTCAGGAGGTCGTGAGCATTCAGCCTGGCCTGTGAGAGCGGGGAAGTTTGCTGCTCAGTTATCTGCCCTGGAGGCCCTGTTCCCCGGCCAGCGCTCTGAGCTGTGGAGGAGGAGCAGGATCCACCTGGAGAGGCACCTCCAGACAACCCAGCCCacagagccagtcagcctgatGCTGACAGCAGGCCGCAGGGGGGAGAGGACGCTGCACTGCCTTGCCCTGCGCCTGGCCAGAGCCGTCTCCTCTGCCCTcaactcctcctccatcctccacatcgacggggccagCAAGACTGGCCAGGACAGCGACCAGGTCAAGCTGGACATCGACACCCAGCTGCGGGGTGCCTTCGAGGGGGACCAGTCCGTAGCCGTCGTCCACCGCTTTGAAGAGCTGCCCCCGGGCTCCACGATCATATTCTACCGCTACTGTGACCACGAGAATGCCGCCTACAAGGAGGTGTTCCTGCTCTTCACTGTTCTGCTGCCTGAGGTGGAGTTAGGGAAAGAGCTCAGTCTGaatgaggtggaggagagggtccGTGACTATATTACGGCCAGATTTGTAGAAAGTAACAGCTCAACCAAACCAGGCACCTTCAATAGCATGGACCTGGACAAGCTGAGTGGACTATGGAGCCGTATCTCCCACCTTGTCCTGCCGGTGGCAGAAGAGAAAAACATAGAGCAGGGAGTATGCATGGGCTGA
- the LOC121534134 gene encoding torsin-1A-interacting protein 2-like isoform X2, with the protein MDPQILPNNPAQPARRSTRQSMKAVTVELTPRGPLKRRREENKIPSTPVNGSIEDDESPSKKNKSEMGVAGDGSGDEDKMDVQETTEDEDLDPNEEMSAEEDSSHHHVTQQKRPFGKMLMGDMSVNTPKTVGVRSLETGDPSLDLRSRRSIHTTEELETDRLKAERVETSRKAASGTKSATQFRPLANRPEVLTYKTSSMAEYREKMEGKAESTGLARANHRSMRVYPTSEESYKSSCRVNNIPTRKQTTHLQKQDIKKSAVIKANPGKTSGGCMWRLCQVLVLLVSGVLGLLAFQHLPLPHRPSGGREHSAWPVRAGKFAAQLSALEALFPGQRSELWRRSRIHLERHLQTTQPTEPVSLMLTAGRRGERTLHCLALRLARAVSSALNSSSILHIDGASKTGQDSDQVKLDIDTQLRGAFEGDQSVAVVHRFEELPPGSTIIFYRYCDHENAAYKEVFLLFTVLLPEVELGKELSLNEVEERVRDYITARFVESNSSTKPGTFNSMDLDKLSGLWSRISHLVLPVAEEKNIEQGVCMG; encoded by the exons ATGGATCCTCAGATTTTACCAAACAACCCTGCTCAACCAGCGAGGAGGTCGACAAGGCAATCGATGAAAG CAGTTACTGTAGAGTTGACACCCAGAGGTCCgctgaagaggaggagggaagagaacaAGATCCCATCCACACCTGTCAATGGTTCCATTGAGGACGATG AGTCCCCCAGCAAGAAGAATAAGTCTGAGATGGGAGTGGCAGGGGATGGCAGTGGTGATGAGGATAAGATGGATGTCCAGGAGACCACTGAGGATGAAGATCTGGACCCGAACGAGGAGATGAGTGCGGAGGAAGACTCCTCCCATCACCATGTCACACAGCAAAAAC GTCCCTTTGGTAAAATGTTGATGGGGGACATGAGTGTGAACACACCCAAGACGGTCGGTGTTCGCTCCCTAGAGACGGGAGATCCCAGTTTGGACCTACGGAGTCGCAGATCCATTCACACAACAGAGGAGCTGGAAACAGATCGTCTCAAAGCCGAGAGAG tggaaacgtctagaaaaGCTGCTTCTGGTACCAAGTCTGCAACCCAATTCAGACCCCTGGCGAACCGACCAGAGGTTCTGACTTACAAGACTAGCAGCATGGCAGAGTACAGGGAGAAGATGGAGGGGAAAGCCGAAAGCACTG GATTGGCCAGAGCTAACCACCGTAGCATGAGAGTGTACCCCACCTCTGAAGAGTCCTACAAATCAAGCTGTCGGGTGAACAATATTCCTACTCGAAAACAAACCACGCATCTCCAAAAACAAG ATATTAAGAAAtcagctgttatcaaggcaaatcCTGGGAAAACATCTGGGG GGTGCATGTGGAGGCTGTGTCAGGTTCTGGTGCTGCTTGTCTCTGGTGTTCTGGGTCTCCTGGCCTTCCAGCACCTCCCACTGCCCCACAGGCCTTCAGGAGGTCGTGAGCATTCAGCCTGGCCTGTGAGAGCGGGGAAGTTTGCTGCTCAGTTATCTGCCCTGGAGGCCCTGTTCCCCGGCCAGCGCTCTGAGCTGTGGAGGAGGAGCAGGATCCACCTGGAGAGGCACCTCCAGACAACCCAGCCCacagagccagtcagcctgatGCTGACAGCAGGCCGCAGGGGGGAGAGGACGCTGCACTGCCTTGCCCTGCGCCTGGCCAGAGCCGTCTCCTCTGCCCTcaactcctcctccatcctccacatcgacggggccagCAAGACTGGCCAGGACAGCGACCAGGTCAAGCTGGACATCGACACCCAGCTGCGGGGTGCCTTCGAGGGGGACCAGTCCGTAGCCGTCGTCCACCGCTTTGAAGAGCTGCCCCCGGGCTCCACGATCATATTCTACCGCTACTGTGACCACGAGAATGCCGCCTACAAGGAGGTGTTCCTGCTCTTCACTGTTCTGCTGCCTGAGGTGGAGTTAGGGAAAGAGCTCAGTCTGaatgaggtggaggagagggtccGTGACTATATTACGGCCAGATTTGTAGAAAGTAACAGCTCAACCAAACCAGGCACCTTCAATAGCATGGACCTGGACAAGCTGAGTGGACTATGGAGCCGTATCTCCCACCTTGTCCTGCCGGTGGCAGAAGAGAAAAACATAGAGCAGGGAGTATGCATGGGCTGA